The DNA segment TTATTTATTAAAATTTTTCTTTGATCAGTGCCATCCTTCATTCAGTATATCTtcgtactattttttttttcagaatcttaAAATAAAGCTTACCTCTTCTCGTGGTCTCACTCTACAAATAAGTCATGATGCTCCTTTGACAAACAGCTGCGAATTCCAAGTAGGCCATCAAGAAATATTCTCAAGTGTTCGAAGAAAGCTTAGAGTGATGGCAGACATGCTTTCCAAAGATCACCAAGTTTCCATAATATGCCCGTGGAATCCTAAGCCAATAGTGGTTAGCTTAAGTTTTACTCCACCACTGACGAGCAGTTGGAAATTACTCACAGTCAAATTCAGAAAGTTTGTACAAATTAGTGTAACGGGACAATGTCAGACTGATATTAGCATAGAGAATCCTAGGTTGACCATTAAACAAGGATGCCAAATTGTGGATAAGAATGATAAACTTGAGGTGAGTCAAATAAACTCAGTTATATCTATTTGGACTAAAAATGTATAGGTTGATTATGGGATCATCATGTTGGAAAAAAGGAAACCGTCAAAactcattattttcaaattacaatcTTCACTTTACATTACTTTAGTCGATTCTACGTGAACAAAAAAGAGTTACCTAATTAAACCCTATATAAATGTTTCAAATGAAGAAGTGGTCAATTTCCAATTAATTTCAGACTCTACAATATGGACATACGTATTTATTGATATGGGAGATTATCTTGGATCCTAATCTGAAAGGAGAAGGTCTAAATGCTGAATTCAACATCACTTATAGAATAAAGCAAGTAGATATGGAACCAAAATTATACCAATACTTTTTTGATATTACAGATTACGAGGTGAGATACTGAAAATGTATTATTTACTCAGAATTTTTATATGATTTAATAAATCGAAAACCGTTTTGAATCAGAGTCAACTTGGAATTTCCAATGCCTATtgtaggattttcgataaagtATTCCTATTCATGAtcataataaaattttcagacttTATACATCTTAGATGCAAACTTGGAACCTGCCAAAGGAAACGAGTTCTGTCGAGTTGGTTTTCTCTGTCATCTCAATCTTACTATAAGGAATGTGAGAAGTTCTCTAGACAATAACGTAAAAACCAAATCTATTATGTACGAGGTGCTTGCGGAACAGAGTGTTTGGGCTGTTTGCGGAAGGACAGCAGGCGTAGTCAGCTTTGAGTCCAATGTTGAGCCTGAAGTGATAGTTTTGGATATTATGCCTTTGACAGCAGGATATTTACCGTTACCTCTTGTTAGAATATCGAAATATATACCTGCAGAAGGACACTCAGGTAAGGGTTCTAGTTGTATTTTGCATAATTTACCcatatacaataaaaaaatttggattgTTATCAATCCATGCATTATGGTATGAATATTGAGATAAATTTAGAACAATGAATATTCTTGCTCTTAACGATTCATGTTTTCATCTAGGGAAAAATGAAACTCATCCGAGATTAGAACCTTTTAGTGCTGGGCAAGTTTATAATGCTACAAAAGGTAAACAGGTACATGTTATTGCCTCTCCAAGTGACAATAACTCGTGAAGAGAAAAGATTACACTATGGCAATAGATTGAAAGTTAAGGCATATGTTTGCGAAATGTTCAATAGAtcaaatatttttcaagaaattaacttaaaatttttcattaaatttctgAATTAATTTACAATACCACTAGTTGAATAAAATTAGGAAAATGCTATTTCTGAGAGATTGAACAAAGATGCTCATAAAATTTCCCATGGTGTTTTGGGATGTTCAGTTAACTCAGTTTTCAGAACTTGAAAGATGTCTGATCTATCtgaatttatattttcattaaacAGGTTATAGGTTGAAACAGTTCATTCTGAACTTACTACGAGCATTACTAATTTCCAAAGGAAAACTTTAGCATAGGCGAAACATCTTGTTGCTTTGAATATGTACAATATCGATAACTTGTTCAAAACCTATTATAACTTTTATTCCTCAAAAAATTTAAGTTTTCTATTGAGAGTGAAGACTTGCTGTCTGAATTGATTCAATCTGAAttttaatattgaaattttccttCTTCCAATGCTATTTTCACTCAAATCAATATGTATATAATGTTAGTTTTAAGTAGAAGGTGTACTCTCACCAAATGCCATAATTGTCAAACTTACGAGTCTTGATAGTTCTGAAAATATGAATCAATATACTGTGATTTTATTTAAATATGTATTCGTCTtaggaaataaatgaaaaaattcaaatagatatTTTTGATGGTGTGTAGTGAATCATTTGCAATCGATTATCTATAGAGATATATATTTACAATTTATTTAGTTTCACTGCCTTGTATCCATTTTCTTTGTTGATGCAATTTTATATACCTCACTTGTTGATTCATGGTTTATGTTGTTAAGTTTcttgtttctttttttgaacaaattcaactatatatgtatatgaaggTAGGCATCATTTTAGTTTCATGCTACTATGAATGAATTCATTCTATAAAACAGTAATGGATGGTTATTTCATGATATTTTTTTAAGTGTAGGTATTAAACATGGTTATTTAATGTTGAAGTATTCTTCACCCTGTGATCTGaatgttttttcattaaatcaCACCAAGTTCTAGTCTATTGATACTTTTGGCAATTTCTTCATCTAATATATATTCAAGGAGCATATTCATGATTGAATCGTTCAAGTCTAATAATGGCCATATAGAATTATCCACgattatgaaaatttcattcctaaaATATCTCGcctcattttcaataatatccaaTTCATTCCAATATCTCGATACTAGCTGAGGCAACTTCTGAGATTTAAAAAGTGCTATTGTAATATCACCAGGTTCACAGCCTCTTTCTGTGGTTATGACCATGAATTTTCTTagaccagtgaataatggctcataaaTTACCAGTGATTAATGAATGTTTGATAAACAATCAAAGATGACTCATCATAGAAAATGATCACTTATGCACCAATTGTGGATAAAACCCTTTTTAGTGTGATGGAGAAAGATTCCCCTGAAATCtacaaaattcgaaaaaacttcccgaatttcattattgaaaaaaagataGCTATTTATTCAAAATACTTTATTACTTAAAACTActtttcaacaattatttttcatctaaatattttatataatattttacatatcatcaaattcaatataaattcaGCAAAAACAATAGTATATATAAAACAATTTCTGCCAAGATGAATTTTGATGCaacaatttatttcattctgagttaaaagaaaaatatatttcttacGCCGATCACAAAAAAATCATGTAAAGTCATAATATGTTCCTCTCACAAGAATGTGCATAGTTTCTTTTCTGCAATACATTCTTAAGCAATATGAAAAATACATATCAAGGCCATGTACTcaaaaaaaattgcagaaaaaGTAATCGGATTCAAatgatttacatatttttcgTGATAATTGATCTTTGCATCAAAATTCATGGATGCAGATTACATATGAATTATTAATGGCTATTGTAGATTGTAGTGGCGATTCAAGATAAAACAGACCCTAGCATTTTTTCggctcaaaataaataatgagTATAAATTGGATAAAATTCTTAGCAGATGACTCTCTTTCTAGTAGTAATGTACTTGATAAACTGCAAGTCACCTAACCAGACTGTATGTCCAGAGATCGTTTGAAATGGtagattttctgaaaattttcagcatCTATTGATGTTCAAATTTCCTTCCTTGAACTCACAATTTAGTTTTCCCCCTATAAGATCTACTTACATAAGGCAAGACATAAATTTAGCTACCGACTGTAAACTTCTAACATTTCTAAGAATAATTTATTCATGGGTGCTAAATTTTGATGATGAACGTTGCACCAGAATTTACGAACTATTTGATCTGCTTGGCGTAAGGCAGGTAAACAAAGAAGTAATTGTTGTACTTGGTATAAAACACCAGAAggtctgaaaataaaaattaatttttgtcaaTCGCAACATAAACAAGTTATCGAAGAAAAAGTTGGTTCGAAAACATTAACATTACCAAGTATAAGTGAATACACGTTATAGAAGAAAGGTTTATTTGTTACTGACCTCAGTACTCCAACTGCGTCTGACATAGCCGACAATATAGTATCTCTGAATTTCTTCAAAGAATGATTTTCTTCCAGTTTAACATCACAGTTAGTTAACACAAGAGCTTTGAGGAGGTAGTATTCTTCTTTTAGAATTGATAGACTATCAATTCTCTCAATCACTTGGGAACActgaaaataaaggaaaaatttGGATGAAACTCCAAAAAACAATATTTACTGTCATATTATCATAATTTCAAGTTAGTTCATACAATACCAATTAGCTATTTATTCAGATATTGTTCAAATGATGTTTCATCTTACCCCTTGATACAGATCGGAAGCACCACACTCTTTCAACTGCTTCTCGTCAAGGGTGAAATCTGTAGCAAACCTCAATCTTGATGATCCCAATAACGGAAGACTTCTAAAGGCCAACGTTAGAGTGAGGATCTCTGCCCAGGTACTTTGCAATAGTCTCATTTGATCATTAATGGGTAGATCGGTAAAACCAGGTATCTGCTTGGCCCAACCGATGATACCAACCAATTCCTTATCGAAAAGTTCACTGAGTATGGGTAGGTGACGTAATTTTGGATTTCCTAGCATTGTGTTAATCTCCAAAGGGTCAGGTTCACAAGCCGCTAGCGCTTCGAGCATCTTTATATCTGGAAATGTGGAAATTATTGTTCACTATTGACGGGCGTTTTCATTGACTTTCTTGCACTCATTTCAGTTCTACCACTAAGGGGAGACGTAGGTAAACTACCCCATATTTTTTTGGAGCATTGTTGGTATTTTAATGTAATATAAACTCAAAAAGTATAATACTTGAGAAATTTATAGCACAGACAAAATAACCAAATGTAGCAGCATAATAAATTTCTTACCTTCAAGCTGAAGAACAGACCTTTGAGAAGAAACCACCTGTATCTGGTAAGGACAATCCGGGTTCCGCCTGTATTTCTGCCTTCCACCCCTTACTCTATCCAGTCTCACTCCCTCTTTCAACATGCCAGATCTCAGACACTTTCGAAACCGGCACGCCTGGCACGCTTTTCTCCTCCTTTTATTGATTTCGCATTCCCCATTAGCCGGGCAAGTATATTCTATATTTCCTTGTATGGTTCTCTTGAAGAAAGCCTTGCAAGCCTCGCATGAGGCAACGCCATAGTGAAAACCTGAGGCCACATCTCCACAAACTAAGCAAACTCGTCTTGGTGATCCTTCCGCCTTCAAGTCATCCTAAAAATGATTCGATGAGCATCCCAAACAAATTCCAGATGATGGATCTCAACGCTAGCAtgtattccaaaaaaaaaagttttacaTGCTGTCCCGAAATAAATGCAACGAAATTTGGTCACAAATTCTCGAAACAAAATAAGAAGACctctttttttgatttttgttagGAGGCCCCCATCTTTCGGAGTTACAACCTCCTGAATTTCTCCCCTAAAAATAGACTTctctttttatctcagaatcggGTTATGCAAAATGTCTGAATTTGGTACATAGGAGTTAAATGATATGCGAAATTGCATAAAACTTCCTATTTTGGCGATGAACTCTTCAAAACCCTTTTTACTGGTCAAAAATGTCTCTGGAACTACTGAATATCAACCGCGCCTTTGAATTCCATGAAAATTGTAAGATCTTTAAAAAGCCCATTCAATCGAAAAACTCGCTTATCACTTGCAATTTTTTCACGAAACgcaatatttttaaaaaaatctaaaaatgtcACCCATCATCAAAAATTCCAAACGAATCTCGAAATGCCTTCTATcacatttttatatttttctctttcatgaaaaaatcataaGATTGTTGCAAGCAAGATTTCATTACGAttaacggaatattttttgacatcAATGATTTATTTATCTTTATCAATATGTGTTTTCGTAATCTGTGTTAATGAATGCAAATTCATTATCAAGGCATCATtcatcaattgaaaaaattacttACATTGAGTTCTAAACCAGAATCATTGTGTGGCTGAGTGGTAGACGAACAATACTGCCTTTCTGGACTACCTGGAGATCTGGTGCTCAATTCGTATTTTGTGCTTTCTTGGTAGTCAATCTGAAAACAACCTAGGTGAGGAATCTCTCTTAACTCAAGAGTTGTGAAAGTGAATTGAGTTGGACCTAGATGGAGCTAGGGTGTATTCCTTCACCGTACCCACTGCTGATATCGAATGATATATCGATGACCCTCTTGGTCATCAATTTATTCCATTTTCGTCGAGGTGGGTGTTGTGTTGTTCTGACGATGTCAAATgataccgaaaccatggtcagcagaGAGGAGCTCTTCCCCTTTGAGTGCAGTGTCGTCAAACGACATTTTCGTGGGCTTTATGGTCCAATTATAAAGGCACTCGAAAATCCCACATCCTACAGTCAAATCAGGCCCAGCAAAACCCCCAATGCGTGATGAGTGAGTGATAATCGAGGCAACAGTTTAAAAAAACAATTCAACTTACGCTAGGATCATGCACCATTGTTGTACTGGGAGAATACGTGTTGCTATTTGACGGTGAGCACTCGGCGAAACCCTCCACCTCTTTCTTGATGGATGACGAGGGTGGAGGAGCAGCCGAGCTCACTTCCACGTGGACAGGGGTGTCTGTCATCATTGACACCTGTGAACGAAAGTATATCTTTGAGTTGAATAATCTATTACAATGGCTGGAGCATTAGAAGGTGAAATATGGAGGTTTGAGGCTTTGTCTgcttgttcaaattcataaccaGAGCGTTCATCCTTTCGGGTACTGAACTCAACCGAAGCTGCTTGGTcccattttttaaattttcttaaaTTTACGATTTTCACGAAGCGAGTTTCAATAAAATTGACTCGAAATTTcctaaatattgagaaaaaattgggaaaattattgatttaattCGTTTTAGTCAATTCTGCCTGGAGAGGAGGGTCTCCTGGACTCGCAATTGGCCAGAACGATTCTTAGTACcaagtgaaatttgaaatttgtcaAATTTTACATTTGAAGACGCATACAGAGTTGGGATGAAGTATACGGGGTGTCCCACggtttatagagaattaatcgcaattttgtgttgaaaattgaattacattttttctatttttcagaaGTACTAACAAAAAAGGTCAAGTGTACGGCATTTTTGAAAACGCAATCGAATAACCTTTAAAACAAGGTGTCACTCAACCCCCCTTCCCATTTAAGATTTTGGGGGTTGCCATCATCACTCTCACAGGGTTGATTGGAACCAAccgtacgaggatgtattgatatctagttagcctagaccagttccatccataaaaaaaatttgaggttgaagtttaaggtcaaataagtaaaccagagttacgcaataaattcaaaaaaagccgccgaaattgtgaaaatcgaaaaattggagtatcgagccatcatcaagtacctgtattcaaaagggttaagaagtaaacagatttacgaagacatgattaatacctttggtgataaatgtccttcgtatgcgcccgtgaaaaattggactgcaagctttaaaagaggaaaattttccattgaagatgatgaccgatcgggaaggccagtttctgtgtcagtccccgaaaatatcgatgcagttcatgacatgattttatcagatcgtcgaattgggctaaaacggatatctgaagtcaGTAGCGTACCGTAGGGGGGGGCGGTGGGGCGGTCCGCCCCAGGCCCCGCACCAGCATAGGCCCCCAAATGATgggcaaaaaaaaaccaaacatattttaaaaaaaaatttaaataacttaTCAGGCCCCATGACGGCAAAGACCTCCACATTATACAAATGGTTAGTTAGTTATTGTTCCGTCAACATTCAAAATACAGTCCACTGGGCAGCTTTCACTCAAAGCTTGCGCAAGTACAATGCGCACGGACAAAAACGGTTAAGCGAGCTGAGGCGTCTGTTCATCCCGAGGGCCCCCT comes from the Coccinella septempunctata chromosome 2, icCocSept1.1, whole genome shotgun sequence genome and includes:
- the LOC123307535 gene encoding steroid hormone receptor ERR1 isoform X2, whose product is MMTDTPVHVEVSSAAPPPSSSIKKEVEGFAECSPSNSNTYSPSTTMVHDPSIDYQESTKYELSTRSPGSPERQYCSSTTQPHNDSGLELNDDLKAEGSPRRVCLVCGDVASGFHYGVASCEACKAFFKRTIQGNIEYTCPANGECEINKRRRKACQACRFRKCLRSGMLKEGVRLDRVRGGRQKYRRNPDCPYQIQVVSSQRSVLQLEDIKMLEALAACEPDPLEINTMLGNPKLRHLPILSELFDKELVGIIGWAKQIPGFTDLPINDQMRLLQSTWAEILTLTLAFRSLPLLGSSRLRFATDFTLDEKQLKECGASDLYQGCSQVIERIDSLSILKEEYYLLKALVLTNCDVKLEENHSLKKFRDTILSAMSDAVGVLRPSGVLYQVQQLLLCLPALRQADQIVRKFWCNVHHQNLAPMNKLFLEMLEVYSR
- the LOC123307535 gene encoding steroid hormone receptor ERR1 isoform X1, with amino-acid sequence MCVIRRNMDSWMHEVVSMMTDTPVHVEVSSAAPPPSSSIKKEVEGFAECSPSNSNTYSPSTTMVHDPSIDYQESTKYELSTRSPGSPERQYCSSTTQPHNDSGLELNDDLKAEGSPRRVCLVCGDVASGFHYGVASCEACKAFFKRTIQGNIEYTCPANGECEINKRRRKACQACRFRKCLRSGMLKEGVRLDRVRGGRQKYRRNPDCPYQIQVVSSQRSVLQLEDIKMLEALAACEPDPLEINTMLGNPKLRHLPILSELFDKELVGIIGWAKQIPGFTDLPINDQMRLLQSTWAEILTLTLAFRSLPLLGSSRLRFATDFTLDEKQLKECGASDLYQGCSQVIERIDSLSILKEEYYLLKALVLTNCDVKLEENHSLKKFRDTILSAMSDAVGVLRPSGVLYQVQQLLLCLPALRQADQIVRKFWCNVHHQNLAPMNKLFLEMLEVYSR